Proteins from one Rhineura floridana isolate rRhiFlo1 chromosome 16, rRhiFlo1.hap2, whole genome shotgun sequence genomic window:
- the KCNE5 gene encoding potassium voltage-gated channel subfamily E regulatory beta subunit 5, whose translation MLLVDGGERGRQPPPATPARTGKPAVEGGCGCLCPRQEGERDQRAGLWLDGAALQGEREGQRRGQSRAMNCSESQRLQLLLSRLWQELRGGGGGGAAASNASSSLDGSLSVPRQAAEGAAAAADDAYLYILLIMIFYGCLAGGLILAYTRSRKLESKHDPYHLYIERDWTARGGILGTGGGGGSIEAAAAATELSLDEGTSAAAAHHGERRSSGDDSEHL comes from the coding sequence ATGCTGTTGGTAGacggaggagaaagggggaggcagCCGCCCCCCGCCACTCCCGCAAGGACTGGGAAGCCAGCGGTGGAGGGAGGCTGCGGTTGCCTTTGTCCCCGCCAAGAAGGCGAGAGAGACCAGCGCGCCGGGCTGTGGCTGGACGGTGCGGCCCtgcaaggagagagagaaggcCAAAGGCGAGGCCAGAGCAGAGCGATGAACTGCAGCGAAAGCCAGCggctccagctgctcctgagcCGGCTGTGGCAGGAGctgcgcggcggcggcggcggcggggcggCGGCTTCGAATGCTAGCAGCAGCCTCGACGGCTCGCTCTCGGTGCCGAGGCAGGCGGCGGAgggcgcggcggcggcggcggacgACGCCTACCTCTACATCCTGCTTATCATGATCTTTTACGGCTGCTTGGCTGGGGGCCTGATCCTTGCCTACACGCGCTCCAGGAAGCTGGAGTCCAAGCACGACCCTTACCACTTGTACATCGAGCGGGACTGGACGGCCAGAGGGGGCATCCTGGGgacggggggaggaggaggaagcatcgAAGCCGCGGCGGCAGCCACGGAGCTCAGCCTGGACGAAGGGACGTCGGCGGCGGCCGCCCaccatggggagaggaggagcagCGGCGACGACAGCGAGCACCTGTGA